One stretch of Streptomyces sp. NBC_01363 DNA includes these proteins:
- a CDS encoding prenyltransferase/squalene oxidase repeat-containing protein: protein MGTEQQSKRQTSRRQRLLSLLTASLLMLGAGVAFSTASPASADPVEQCTATTGAIVAVDFGPFGGPVVRGCDTTPTTGYELLHEGGFSTTGTVHDGDGFICRIGNGSFNTGTEYPTPDKEDCVLTPQATAYWSYWIASPGQKNWTYSPLGAMSRTPKDGDVDAWVFGGTDVGGTTGKPTFSPDDVRAKGGVPTTDPTGPTDPPTVPPGSVDVAAATRWLTGNLTDEERVVDEGATTANHLLTTEVVYALAAADPKSPAARKAAAFLAAPAQTDAYAYPAGKDGIPDASAAARLALVAEATGKDPRDFGGHDLLGDLVTYVCPRDIGDGETIPGCLTKGDFRTTGQADAQAMAVIALLNGDVTPPADTVTRLTGLQCEDGGFTGILIRAGEWCDSDASSTGLIALALKRAGGHDAVVDKARAYLKKSQLPTGAWPSASYLTTGSAGPTGWAAQALRALGDTARADAGVSWLSRQQLPGGGFGFEEGETEPRLFATAPVVIAGAKSDLVALTTKKVDPPTTEPTTNPPAGDGPDLKKGTAYLTDHKRLIQGHYYENAEGSGFADFGMTIDGAYALAATGHDNAALRNIVDFLDKGGKDGKGRGIHDWTLIGTKYAGGGFIGKAAVLAEVVGRDPRDFSGQDLIGALAKAICPAKTPTPRPCAAKGNYTYATSVFSQSLGVMAQVRAGETAAAAEPIAYLKSLQEPSGAWPSLIGEKSDAEVDSTAMAAMTLDLLPDAASQAAVDKALAWLATQQLADGGFPGASGNSVNSAALAVQGLSLDATKYAGGIAKARKFLASQQNADGGFNVVKGGQPGSDVRASTQAVGGATGISFGTLERSLDGTTPEPAPSGSGRPSGSPSAPDIVTPGEETGGAGADGNSGSGGGLASTGAQIGGLAAAAVVLVLGGWGATRAARRRRETTGSEA from the coding sequence GTGGGGACCGAACAGCAGTCGAAACGGCAAACTAGCAGGAGACAGCGGCTGCTGTCCCTCTTGACCGCTTCCCTTCTGATGCTCGGTGCGGGAGTGGCGTTCTCCACTGCCTCGCCGGCGAGCGCCGACCCCGTCGAGCAGTGCACCGCCACGACCGGCGCCATCGTCGCAGTGGACTTCGGCCCCTTCGGCGGCCCGGTGGTACGCGGCTGCGACACCACCCCCACGACCGGCTACGAGTTGCTGCACGAGGGCGGGTTCAGCACCACCGGCACCGTCCACGACGGCGACGGATTCATCTGCCGGATAGGCAACGGCTCCTTCAACACCGGTACGGAGTACCCCACTCCGGACAAGGAGGACTGCGTCCTCACCCCGCAGGCCACCGCGTACTGGTCGTACTGGATCGCCTCGCCCGGGCAGAAGAACTGGACCTACAGCCCCCTCGGCGCCATGTCCCGCACCCCCAAGGACGGCGACGTGGACGCCTGGGTGTTCGGCGGCACCGACGTCGGCGGCACCACCGGCAAGCCCACCTTCTCTCCCGACGACGTACGGGCCAAGGGCGGAGTTCCCACCACGGACCCGACCGGTCCCACGGACCCGCCGACCGTGCCTCCCGGCTCGGTCGACGTGGCCGCCGCCACCCGCTGGCTCACCGGGAACCTGACGGACGAGGAGCGTGTCGTCGACGAGGGCGCCACCACTGCGAACCACCTTCTCACCACCGAGGTCGTCTACGCCCTGGCCGCCGCCGACCCCAAGAGCCCGGCGGCGCGGAAAGCCGCCGCGTTCCTCGCCGCACCCGCGCAGACGGACGCGTACGCGTACCCGGCCGGCAAGGACGGGATTCCCGACGCCTCGGCCGCCGCACGTCTGGCGCTCGTGGCCGAGGCCACCGGCAAGGACCCGCGCGACTTCGGCGGGCACGATCTTCTCGGGGACCTCGTCACGTACGTCTGCCCGAGAGACATCGGCGACGGCGAGACGATCCCCGGTTGCCTCACCAAGGGCGACTTCCGCACCACCGGGCAGGCCGACGCCCAGGCCATGGCCGTCATCGCCCTGCTGAACGGCGATGTGACGCCCCCGGCCGACACCGTGACCCGGCTGACCGGACTCCAGTGCGAGGACGGCGGCTTCACCGGCATCCTCATCCGGGCCGGCGAGTGGTGCGACAGCGACGCGAGCTCCACCGGACTGATCGCCCTGGCCCTCAAGCGGGCCGGCGGCCACGACGCGGTGGTCGACAAGGCGCGGGCCTACCTCAAGAAGTCCCAGCTCCCGACCGGTGCCTGGCCCTCCGCCTCGTACCTGACGACCGGCAGCGCGGGCCCCACCGGCTGGGCGGCGCAGGCCCTGCGTGCCCTGGGCGACACTGCCCGAGCCGACGCGGGTGTCTCCTGGCTCTCCAGGCAGCAGCTCCCCGGGGGCGGCTTCGGCTTCGAGGAGGGTGAGACCGAGCCCCGGTTGTTCGCCACCGCCCCGGTTGTCATCGCGGGTGCCAAGAGCGACCTGGTCGCGCTGACCACCAAGAAGGTCGACCCGCCGACCACGGAGCCGACGACCAACCCTCCGGCTGGTGACGGGCCCGACCTGAAGAAGGGCACGGCCTACCTCACCGATCACAAACGACTCATACAGGGCCACTACTACGAGAACGCCGAGGGATCCGGGTTCGCCGATTTCGGCATGACCATCGACGGCGCCTACGCGCTCGCCGCAACCGGCCACGACAATGCCGCTCTGCGCAACATCGTCGACTTCCTCGACAAGGGCGGCAAGGACGGCAAGGGCCGCGGTATCCACGACTGGACACTGATCGGCACCAAGTACGCGGGCGGCGGCTTCATCGGCAAGGCGGCCGTCCTGGCCGAGGTCGTGGGCCGCGACCCCAGAGACTTCAGCGGGCAGGACCTGATCGGCGCGCTGGCCAAGGCGATCTGCCCGGCGAAGACGCCGACGCCGCGCCCCTGCGCGGCCAAGGGCAACTACACCTATGCCACGTCCGTCTTCTCCCAGTCCCTCGGCGTCATGGCCCAGGTCCGCGCGGGCGAGACGGCCGCCGCGGCCGAACCGATCGCCTATCTCAAGAGCCTTCAGGAGCCCTCGGGTGCTTGGCCGAGCCTGATCGGCGAGAAGAGCGACGCCGAGGTCGACTCCACCGCGATGGCCGCCATGACCCTGGACCTGCTGCCCGACGCCGCCTCACAGGCGGCCGTGGACAAGGCCCTCGCATGGCTGGCCACCCAGCAGCTGGCGGACGGCGGCTTCCCCGGCGCCTCCGGCAACTCCGTGAACTCCGCCGCTCTGGCCGTACAGGGCCTGTCGCTGGACGCCACGAAGTACGCGGGCGGCATCGCCAAGGCCCGCAAGTTCCTGGCCTCTCAGCAGAACGCCGACGGCGGGTTCAATGTCGTCAAGGGCGGCCAGCCCGGATCCGACGTCCGCGCCTCGACCCAGGCCGTCGGCGGCGCCACCGGCATCTCCTTCGGCACCCTTGAGCGCAGCCTCGACGGGACCACTCCGGAGCCCGCGCCCAGCGGCTCGGGCCGGCCATCCGGCTCTCCTTCGGCGCCCGACATCGTGACCCCGGGCGAGGAGACGGGCGGAGCCGGTGCGGACGGCAACTCGGGCTCGGGCGGCGGCCTCGCCTCCACCGGGGCACAGATCGGCGGCCTCGCCGCAGCAGCCGTGGTGCTGGTCCTCGGTGGCTGGGGCGCGACCCGCGCCGCCCGGCGCCGCCGCGAGACCACCGGGAGCGAGGCATGA
- a CDS encoding (2Fe-2S)-binding protein, whose translation MSDDDSPVWTPLPHGPRWQVTEGEPPASEAGQWLAADRLADPAGEELSTLLERERTGSGHRTGHATALTLMAVYAGWVTAAAVLHWALYDEIPDMRSGNVLVLPATHGIDGVRVRRARLLVPRAGEDSVRLLHRTVLDGHLLPVADALHRRTRAGVRQLLGGIAHGCATALCAYGAEVDLLAARWRQFADTAPGGLAALGEVARVRRAPDGPERLVYLRNTCCLYYTSAEAVRCASCCLTGREERLRAYTRPK comes from the coding sequence GTGAGTGACGACGACTCCCCCGTCTGGACGCCCTTGCCGCACGGGCCACGCTGGCAGGTCACTGAAGGCGAACCGCCCGCGAGCGAAGCAGGGCAGTGGCTGGCAGCCGACCGACTGGCCGATCCGGCGGGCGAGGAGCTGTCCACGCTGCTGGAGCGCGAGCGCACAGGCAGCGGCCACCGCACCGGCCATGCGACCGCGCTGACCCTGATGGCGGTATACGCGGGCTGGGTCACTGCCGCCGCCGTGCTCCATTGGGCGCTGTACGACGAGATCCCGGACATGCGGTCCGGCAATGTCCTGGTGCTCCCCGCCACGCACGGGATCGACGGAGTCCGGGTGCGCAGAGCCCGGCTGTTGGTGCCCCGGGCCGGGGAGGACTCCGTACGGCTGCTGCACCGCACCGTACTCGACGGACATCTGCTACCGGTCGCCGATGCGCTGCACCGCCGCACCCGCGCCGGGGTCAGGCAGTTGCTCGGCGGCATCGCCCATGGCTGCGCCACGGCGCTGTGCGCGTACGGCGCCGAGGTGGACCTGCTGGCCGCCCGCTGGCGGCAGTTCGCGGACACCGCCCCCGGCGGACTCGCGGCGCTGGGCGAGGTCGCAAGGGTCCGGCGAGCGCCGGACGGCCCGGAGCGGCTGGTCTATCTGCGCAACACCTGCTGTCTGTACTACACGAGCGCGGAGGCGGTGCGCTGTGCGAGCTGTTGTCTGACAGGCCGCGAAGAGCGGCTACGGGCGTACACGAGGCCGAAGTAG
- a CDS encoding ABC transporter ATP-binding protein, giving the protein MSPAPSPTALAADGISYEVAGRTLLDAVTLDAAPGETVGLVGPNGSGKTTFLRCVYGALRPAAGRVLLDGADAAALSTKERARRVAVVPQDSPGTFGLTVRQVVAMGRSPHKRFWEQDDADDVHRIDQSLQRVGAAPLADRRFEELSGGERQRALIARALVQEPGLLALDEPTNHLDIRYQLEILSLVRTLGTTNLLVLHDLNLAASYCDRLFVLSAGRLVASGSPHAVLTEELLAEVYGIRSRIGVHPVTGSPNVVYLPLS; this is encoded by the coding sequence ATGAGCCCCGCACCGTCCCCGACGGCACTCGCCGCCGACGGGATCAGCTACGAGGTGGCCGGCCGTACCCTGCTCGACGCGGTCACGCTGGACGCCGCCCCCGGCGAGACGGTCGGCCTGGTCGGGCCGAACGGCAGCGGCAAGACCACCTTCCTGCGCTGTGTGTACGGCGCCCTGCGCCCCGCAGCGGGTCGGGTCCTGCTGGACGGAGCGGACGCCGCTGCCCTCAGCACGAAGGAACGGGCGCGCCGCGTCGCCGTCGTTCCGCAGGACAGCCCCGGCACCTTCGGCCTGACCGTACGCCAGGTGGTGGCGATGGGGCGAAGCCCACACAAACGGTTCTGGGAGCAGGACGACGCCGACGACGTCCACCGCATCGACCAGTCGCTCCAGCGCGTCGGCGCGGCGCCCCTGGCCGACCGGCGGTTCGAGGAACTGTCCGGCGGGGAACGGCAACGGGCCCTGATCGCCCGCGCACTGGTCCAGGAACCGGGGCTGCTGGCGCTCGACGAACCCACCAACCATCTGGACATCCGCTACCAGCTGGAGATCCTCAGCCTGGTGAGGACGCTCGGCACCACCAATCTGCTGGTGCTGCACGACCTCAACCTGGCCGCTTCCTACTGCGACCGGCTGTTCGTCCTGAGCGCCGGACGACTGGTGGCGTCCGGCTCCCCGCACGCGGTACTGACGGAAGAACTGCTGGCCGAGGTCTACGGGATACGATCCCGGATCGGCGTCCACCCGGTCACCGGCTCCCCCAACGTCGTCTACCTCCCGCTGTCGTGA